The following coding sequences are from one Silene latifolia isolate original U9 population unplaced genomic scaffold, ASM4854445v1 scaffold_96, whole genome shotgun sequence window:
- the LOC141640659 gene encoding protein FAR1-RELATED SEQUENCE 5-like: protein MFVDQLETLHQTQEGFYYVYDIDQNKCLFRVFWANAAARRNYALYGEAVTFDPTYSTNKYDMIFAPFTGVDNHKKSVTFGASLISRENDQNFKWIFTKFLDCMSGKEPHCFFTDQCPAMKIAVPAIFTTAAHRYCMWHIMKKLPEKLGTTVTKETDFVTRLNSVVWDSDLEPSDFEERWCSLISEFQLEDNSWLKYLFSKRQRWILAYYRDIPLSCLLRTTQRSESENSFFKRFENPHGTLVEFWMLFQSAMDQQRYTQKSLDRDSDHSLPQTKTLLSLEVHASTVYTHALFYEFQQQCVDSLNSCSASDSSREGSTSFLDVEISIFHKTYTVAFNPSTFNATCSCKMFERKGYICKQIIWILSGKGIKKIPDKYLLSRWTKNTKKMPLYDVHGQLLDDFNSSDVTKLDFDAVNSTQL from the coding sequence ATGTTTGTAGACCAGTTGGAAACCCTTCATCAAACCCAGGAAGGTTTTTATTATGTCTATGATATTGATCAGAATAAGTGTTTGTTTCGTGTATTTTGGGCTAACGCAGCAGCACGTCGTAATTACGCTCTATACGGTGAGGCGGTGACTTTTGACCCAACCTATTCAACTAATAAGTACGACATGATCTTTGCTCCCTTTACTGGTGTTGATAATCACAAGAAGTCCGTCACTTTTGGCGCTTCACTTATCTCTAGGGAGAATGACCAGAATTTTAAatggattttcacaaaattcttAGATTGTATGAGTGGAAAGGAACCCCATTGCTTTTTTACCGATCAATGTCCTGCTATGAAAATTGCAGTCCCTGCTATTTTTACGACTGCTGCCCACCgctattgcatgtggcatattatGAAGAAATTACCTGAAAAGTTAGGCACGACAGTGACCAAAGAGACTGACTTTGTCACTCGTCTGAATTCTGTTGTTTGGGATTCAGACTTAGAGCCTTCTGACTTCGAAGAGAGGTGGTGTTCGTTGATCAGTGAGTTTCAATTGGAAGATAATTCATGGTTGAAATATTTGTTTTCCAAGCGGCAACGTTGGATTCTGGCGTATTATCGTGATATTCCTCTTAGTTGTCTTTTAAGAACAACGCAACGCTCTGAGAGCGAAAATAGCTTCTTTAAGCGCTTTGAGAATCCTCATGGCACacttgttgagttttggatgctCTTTCAAAGTGCTATGGATCAGCAACGGTACACCCAAAAATCTCTTGACAGAGATAGTGATCACTCCTTACctcaaaccaaaacccttcttagCCTTGAGGTTCATGCATCGACTGTTTATACGCACGCTCTCTTTTATGAATTCCAACAGCAGTGCGTTGATTCTCTAAACTCATGTAGTGCTAGTGATTCTTCAAGGGAGGGCAGTACAAGTTTCCTAGATGTTGAAATTTCTATCTTCCATAAGACTTATACTGTCGCATTTAATCCTTCAACGTTTAATGCAACATGTTCATGCAAGATGTTTGAGAGGAAGGGATACATATGCAAACAGATCATCTGGATTTTATCAGGTAAAGGGATCAAGAAGATACCTGATAAGTATCTTCTCAGTAGGTGGACAAAGAACACTAAAAAAATGCCCTTGTATGATGTTCACGGTCAATTGTTGGATGATTTTAATTCGTCGGATGTCACTAAGCTTGATTTCGATGCAGTCAATTCTACTCAACTTTAA